GGGGATGTGGACGGGCCGCACTGATCCGGATCGCTTGACGCTGCTTCGGGCAGGGCGGGGAATGTGGAAGGATCGCGAAGATCTGCCGGATTCGGCGGCCCGGAGAAACGACGTGGACCACAGGACAGCTGTGATCCCGACGCAACTGGAGGAAGCGGTGAGGGATGCCGCGGTAACGCGGGGGGTACCCGAGCACGAGATCGTCACCTGCGCGCTCCGCGGGTACCTTGCAGCACCTGCCGTCGTGCCGGCGACCATCACGGATCCCGAGGAGGTCGCAGCCGCGAGAAAGGCTGCGGTAGGAATGTGGAAGGACCGCTCCGACGTGCCGGACGTGAGAGAGTTGCGTCGGGGGTGGCGCAGACGCTTGCGTCGAGTGATGCCGGATGAGTGAACCGATCCTGATCGATACGGACGTTTTGATCGACTACATGCGCGGCCACCCCGACGCAGTCTCGTGGGTGGATACACGCATGAACGCGCAGGTGTCCGTCGTTACGGTGGCGGAGCTTTACTCGGGTGCGCGCGATGCTGAGATGGAGAAGCTCCGCGCGCTTCTCGCAACGTTCCCGCACCTTCCCGTGACGGAGGAGATTGCCGTGCGCGGTGGGCTGTTCCGACGGCAGCACGGCAAGGCGATCCGCATCGAGGTGCCGGACGCGCTGATCGCGGCGACCGCTCAGGAA
Above is a genomic segment from Longimicrobium sp. containing:
- a CDS encoding type II toxin-antitoxin system VapC family toxin, which gives rise to MSEPILIDTDVLIDYMRGHPDAVSWVDTRMNAQVSVVTVAELYSGARDAEMEKLRALLATFPHLPVTEEIAVRGGLFRRQHGKAIRIEVPDALIAATAQEHGLKLATLNRKHFPAVDVVAPYTKR